The following nucleotide sequence is from Cellulosilyticum sp. I15G10I2.
TTTTATGGTTGTATCGAGTTATGGCAATACTACAGAATCTACAGGTGTTGTAAGAATTCTTAAGGATCTAGAAAATAGTGTAGAGAATAAACATCTACTTATAGTAGAAGATATTGTAGATAGTGGTTTAACACTGAAATATTTAAAGGAAATGCTGCTGACTAGAAATCCAGCAGGTATTAAATTATGTACATTGCTTGATAAGCCAGCTCGCCGTAAAGAAGTGGTGCATATTGACTATTTAGGTTTTGAAGTGCCAGATGAATTTATCGTAGGTTATGGGATAGATTATGCAGAAATGTATAGAAACTTGCCCTATGTAGGTGTTTTAAAGCGAGAAGTTTATTCAAAATAAGCATCGCAAACAAAAGCACAGAGAAGCAAC
It contains:
- the hpt gene encoding hypoxanthine phosphoribosyltransferase yields the protein MQNDIEKVLFSVSDLEKRIAELGEVITKDYEGKELIVVGILKGSNIFTSDLVRKINLPLKIDFMVVSSYGNTTESTGVVRILKDLENSVENKHLLIVEDIVDSGLTLKYLKEMLLTRNPAGIKLCTLLDKPARRKEVVHIDYLGFEVPDEFIVGYGIDYAEMYRNLPYVGVLKREVYSK